The Mauremys reevesii isolate NIE-2019 linkage group 1, ASM1616193v1, whole genome shotgun sequence genome has a segment encoding these proteins:
- the PAH gene encoding phenylalanine-4-hydroxylase, with translation MNGDPFQETMYIEENTYKNDMISLIFSLKEKVGALATVLRIFEEKSINLTHIESRPSRVNKDEYEFFINLDSRNTPLLTDIIKSLRNEIGVTVHELSRKKKKDAVPWFPRTIQDLDRFANQILSYGAELDADHPGFKDPVYRARRKEFADIAYNYRHEQPIPKVTYSEEEKKTWGTVFRELKTLYPTHACYEHNHVFPLLEKYCGYREDNIPQLEDVSKFLQTCTGFRLRPVAGLLSSRDFLAGLAFRVFHSTQYIRHGSQPMYTPEPDVCHELLGHVPLFADISFAQFSQEIGLASLGAPDEYIEKLATVYWFTVEFGLCKEGDEIKAYGAGLLSSFGELQYCLSDKPEIQSLNLEKTSVQKYPVTEFQPVYYVAESFKNAKEKVRRFASTIPRPFSVRYNPYTQRIEVLDNAKQLKNLAESISSEMGTLCSALKKIQ, from the exons GAAAAAAGTATAAACCTGACCCATATTGAGTCCAGACCTTCCCGAGTCAACAAAGATGAGTATGAATTCTTCATAAACCTGGATAGCAGGAATACTCCTCTTCTCACAGATATCATCAAGTCTTTGAGAAACGAAATCGGAGTGACTGTTCATGAGCTTTCACGTAAAAAGAAGAAAGATGCTG tGCCATGGTTCCCGAGAACTATCCAGGACCTTGACAGATTTGCCAACCAGATCCTAAGCTATGGAGCTGAACTGGATGCAGACCACCCT GGTTTCAAAGATCCTGTTTACCGGGCCCGCAGAAAGGAGTTTGCTGACATCGCCTACAACTACAGACA CGAGCAGCCTATTCCTAAAGTGACTTactcagaggaagaaaagaaaacgTGGGGCACAGTCTTCAGGGAGCTGAAGACTCTCTATCCAACTCATGCTTGCTATGAACACAACCACGTGTTCCCGCTACTGGAAAAATACTGTGGCTACCGAGAGGATAATATTCCACAACTTGAAGACGTTTCAAAATTCTTGCAAA CTTGCACTGGATTCCGCTTACGCCCTGTCGCTGGCCTGCTGTCTTCTCGGGATTTCCTGGCTGGTTTGGCATTCAGAGTGTTTCACTCTACACAGTACATCCGCCATGGATCTCAACCAATGTACACACCAGAACC TGATGTTTGCCATGAGCTCCTAGGACATGTACCTCTGTTTGCTGACATTAGCTTTGCTCAATTTTCCCAG GAAATTGGACTCGCATCCTTGGGAGCGCCGGATGAATATATTGAGAAACTTGCTACG GTCTATTGGTTTACCGTGGAATTTGGACTCTGTAAAGAAGGTGATGAAATAAAGGCCTATGGTGCTGGGCTGCTGTCTTCATTTGGCGAGTTGCAG TACTGTTTATCAGATAAGCCTGAAATTCAATCCCTTAACCTGGagaagacttcagtccagaaatATCCTGTCACTGAGTTCCAGCCTGTTTACTATGTTgctgaaagttttaaaaatgcaaaGGAAAAAGTAAG GAGATTTGCTTCAACAATCCCTCGACCTTTCTCCGTTCGCTACAATCCATACACCCAGAGAATTGAAGTCTTGGACAACGCAAAGCAGTTGAAGAATTTAGCTGAGTCCATCAGCA GTGAGATGGGAACTCTTTGCAGTGCCCTCAAGAAGATACAATGA